The following are encoded in a window of Paenibacillus polymyxa genomic DNA:
- the pheT gene encoding phenylalanine--tRNA ligase subunit beta, protein MKVSFEWLSDYVSLDQVSAEDLAEKITRSGIEIDEVEQRNQGITGVVVGYVKSKEKHPDADKLNVCIVDAGLEEDLQIVCGAKNVDAGQKVPVAVVGAKLPGDFHIKKAKLRGVVSMGMICSAKELGMNDKLLPKELQEGILVLPEDAEIGMPITKLLALDDQVLDFDLTPNRSDCLSMHGAAYEVSAILGRDISLADPAKDLVEISDAAADHLSVKVDTPELCTHYAARYITGVKVGASPLWIQNRLMAAGVRPINNIVDITNYVMLEYGQPLHAFDADKLENGNIEVRLARAGETLITLDDQERKLEPHMLLITDGVKPIALAGVMGGANSEVTDATVSIALESAKFDGGTVRKTSRQLGLRSEASLRFEKEVDPGAVVPAVNRAAALIQRYAGGTVHQGIVESASAKAENRIIKLSLDKINRYLGTELSLLEVKTIFGRLHFGCGDVEQGVLEIQVPTRRGDITIDVDLIEEVARLYGYDNIPTTPIEGPTTPGALTASQSLRRSLRRLLAHGGWQETISYSFVHPQSTGLFNALTEGSHPVRLAMPMSEDRSVLRTSIIPQMLDTAVYNMNRKQDNLAIFEMGTVFYTEEQTLTRQPQEIQVLSLLLTGVRREKQWNIGAEKVDFFDIKGALETVFDYFGLSASIRYVADQPQSYHPGRSASVWLDVNGNSQRIGTIGQIHPELQQSYGLNDTYVAEIALQQVVEHANSHIQFRELARFPSVERDIALVVNKDVEAGELLRVIHAAGGELLQDARVFDVFTGSKLGEDKKSVAISLTYRHWEHTLTDEEINAAHTPVVTSLEQTFGAELRK, encoded by the coding sequence ATGAAAGTATCATTCGAGTGGCTGTCCGATTATGTATCGCTGGATCAGGTAAGCGCGGAGGATCTAGCAGAGAAAATCACCCGTTCGGGCATAGAAATTGATGAGGTCGAGCAGCGCAATCAAGGAATTACTGGTGTCGTTGTCGGCTATGTTAAAAGCAAGGAAAAGCATCCAGATGCTGATAAGCTGAATGTATGTATTGTCGATGCAGGTCTTGAGGAAGATCTGCAAATCGTGTGTGGTGCTAAAAACGTGGATGCAGGTCAAAAGGTTCCTGTTGCAGTTGTAGGTGCAAAGTTGCCGGGAGATTTCCACATTAAAAAGGCCAAGCTACGTGGTGTTGTATCCATGGGCATGATCTGCTCGGCCAAAGAACTGGGCATGAATGACAAGCTGCTTCCAAAGGAATTGCAAGAAGGTATTTTGGTGCTGCCTGAGGATGCTGAAATTGGTATGCCAATTACGAAGCTGCTGGCGCTGGATGATCAGGTGCTGGATTTTGATCTGACACCCAACCGTTCGGATTGCCTGAGCATGCACGGAGCAGCATATGAAGTGAGTGCGATTCTGGGACGTGACATTTCGCTGGCTGACCCGGCTAAGGATCTGGTTGAAATTAGCGATGCAGCGGCAGATCATCTGTCTGTGAAGGTAGATACTCCTGAACTGTGTACGCACTATGCGGCCCGTTATATCACAGGTGTAAAAGTGGGGGCTTCCCCGTTATGGATTCAAAACCGTCTGATGGCGGCAGGTGTTCGTCCGATCAACAACATCGTAGATATTACGAACTACGTCATGCTGGAATACGGTCAGCCGTTGCATGCTTTTGATGCGGATAAGCTGGAAAATGGAAATATTGAAGTTCGACTCGCTCGTGCAGGCGAAACATTGATTACACTTGACGATCAGGAGCGTAAGTTGGAGCCGCATATGCTGCTGATTACAGACGGTGTGAAACCCATTGCATTGGCAGGCGTGATGGGTGGAGCCAATTCCGAGGTTACGGATGCGACGGTCAGCATTGCGCTGGAATCTGCCAAGTTTGACGGCGGTACAGTTCGCAAAACATCCCGTCAACTTGGACTGCGTTCGGAAGCAAGTCTGCGTTTTGAAAAAGAGGTTGATCCAGGCGCTGTTGTGCCTGCTGTGAATCGTGCAGCTGCGCTGATTCAGCGTTATGCGGGAGGCACTGTACACCAGGGCATCGTAGAATCAGCGTCTGCAAAAGCTGAAAACCGCATTATCAAGCTGTCGCTAGATAAAATAAACCGATATTTGGGAACCGAACTGTCGCTGCTTGAGGTGAAAACGATTTTCGGTAGACTTCATTTCGGATGTGGCGACGTAGAGCAAGGGGTACTGGAAATTCAAGTTCCTACACGCCGTGGAGATATTACCATTGACGTGGACTTAATCGAAGAGGTAGCTCGTCTGTATGGTTACGACAATATCCCGACCACGCCGATTGAAGGTCCTACAACTCCGGGAGCTTTGACAGCATCGCAATCATTGCGTCGCTCCCTGCGCAGATTGCTGGCTCATGGTGGTTGGCAGGAGACGATCAGTTACTCTTTTGTACATCCGCAAAGTACAGGGTTATTTAATGCCCTGACAGAAGGTAGCCATCCGGTACGTTTGGCTATGCCTATGAGTGAAGACCGTAGTGTTTTGCGTACGAGTATCATTCCACAGATGCTGGATACAGCAGTGTACAACATGAATCGCAAGCAAGACAATCTGGCGATTTTTGAGATGGGAACGGTATTTTATACAGAGGAACAAACATTAACCCGTCAGCCGCAGGAAATTCAAGTGCTTAGTCTACTGCTGACTGGGGTACGCCGTGAAAAACAATGGAATATTGGTGCTGAAAAGGTTGATTTCTTTGATATTAAAGGCGCGCTTGAAACGGTGTTTGACTATTTCGGATTGAGTGCCAGCATTCGTTATGTGGCTGACCAACCACAAAGCTACCATCCGGGCCGTTCCGCTTCGGTATGGCTGGATGTGAATGGAAACTCCCAACGGATCGGTACCATTGGGCAGATTCATCCGGAGCTGCAACAATCTTATGGGCTGAACGATACGTATGTAGCGGAAATTGCGTTGCAACAGGTCGTTGAACACGCCAACTCTCATATTCAGTTCAGAGAGCTGGCTCGCTTCCCATCCGTGGAACGTGACATTGCCCTCGTGGTGAATAAAGACGTTGAGGCAGGTGAACTGCTTCGTGTTATTCACGCTGCAGGCGGAGAGCTGTTGCAGGATGCACGAGTGTTTGATGTATTTACAGGCAGTAAGCTTGGTGAAGATAAGAAGAGCGTAGCTATCTCTCTGACCTATCGTCATTGGGAACATACGTTGACGGATGAAGAGATCAATGCGGCGCATACTCCTGTCGTTACGTCTCTGGAACAAACTTTTGGAGCGGAATTGAGAAAGTAG
- a CDS encoding phage holin family protein, with protein MSILGHIVRFIVAALVLMVVSWIVPGFSVGGFWSALILAIVIALVGYIIEAVFGRRVSPFGRGIVGFLVSALVIWIAQYVVTNVSVSVLGALLAALVIGIIDLFIPVSTPFEAGRKDGK; from the coding sequence GTGAGCATTCTCGGGCACATTGTACGTTTCATCGTTGCCGCTCTGGTGCTGATGGTCGTAAGCTGGATCGTTCCCGGATTTAGTGTAGGCGGCTTTTGGAGCGCGCTGATTCTTGCCATTGTCATCGCCTTGGTTGGTTACATTATCGAGGCAGTGTTCGGCCGACGCGTTTCTCCATTTGGACGCGGTATCGTAGGTTTTCTTGTGAGCGCTCTGGTGATCTGGATCGCTCAATATGTGGTGACCAATGTCAGTGTTTCCGTTCTGGGCGCATTGCTCGCTGCATTGGTTATCGGGATTATCGACCTGTTTATTCCGGTATCGACACCGTTTGAAGCAGGTCGCAAAGACGGGAAATAA
- a CDS encoding endonuclease MutS2: MDSKIFKTLEYQKILNKLSHYAQTATGQQTALRLQPSDDLEHIKKMLKGTDEAYAADRLKGVPSFNGVVDITPAVKRARIGGTLSPQELLGIRTTVQAARRIQVYVASLHEENPVETLLYWSEQLSEQRGLENSIKGCIDENAEVLDSASTELSQIRRELRSGEVRIREKLDSMIRSSTVSKMLQDQLITIRGDRFVIPVKAEYRSYFGGIVHDQSGSGATLFIEPESIVAMNNKLRETRLREEREIEVILQKLTALVAEQADMLLYDVDILGNLDFIFAKARLAREMKATLPLMNDRGYLKLKKGRHPLIPLEQVVPIDVELGNSYTSIIVTGPNTGGKTVTLKTIGLLSLMAMSGLFVPVEDESQLCVFDAIYADIGDEQSIEQNLSTFSSHMTNIISILKNMTPKSLVLLDEVGAGTDPAEGSALAVSILEHIHAMGCRMVATTHYSELKAYAYERKGIINASMEFDVATLSPTYRLLVGVPGRSNAFAIAERLGLPGRILDYARGEVTEEDQRVEHMIASLEQNRLTAEQEREKAEQLRKEMEALRSRHQTELDKLESQRDRMLEKAEDEARVLVDKARSEAEKIITDLRKLAQEEGASVKEHKLIAARRELDEAEPKQRKKSTVKRPAATRTRSIMAGDEVSVHSLNKKGHVVELSGTKEAVVQLGIMKMKVSLDDLELLQPAQTTTPRVQKPVTGVKRTRDDNVRSELDLRGANVEEALMEVDRFMDEAFLANLGQVHIIHGKGTGVLRTGIQEYLRKHKHVKSYRIGNYNEGGTGVTVAELE; this comes from the coding sequence TTGGACTCTAAAATTTTTAAAACCCTTGAATATCAAAAAATTCTAAATAAACTAAGTCACTATGCCCAAACGGCAACGGGACAACAGACAGCCCTTCGACTACAGCCCAGCGATGATTTGGAGCATATCAAGAAAATGCTGAAAGGTACGGATGAGGCCTATGCTGCTGATCGACTCAAAGGAGTGCCTTCATTTAACGGAGTAGTGGATATCACTCCGGCAGTGAAGCGTGCCCGTATTGGCGGAACGTTAAGCCCGCAGGAGTTGCTTGGCATTCGGACAACAGTTCAGGCCGCACGCCGTATACAGGTATACGTGGCAAGTTTGCATGAGGAAAATCCTGTCGAAACATTGCTGTATTGGAGCGAGCAGCTTTCGGAGCAGAGAGGTTTAGAAAACTCCATTAAAGGCTGTATTGATGAAAATGCAGAGGTGCTGGATTCTGCCAGCACAGAGCTTTCTCAAATCCGTCGGGAGCTGCGCTCGGGAGAAGTGCGTATTCGTGAAAAGCTGGATTCCATGATTCGTTCCTCAACTGTATCCAAAATGCTTCAAGATCAGTTGATAACGATTCGTGGAGATCGGTTTGTGATCCCAGTTAAGGCCGAATACCGTTCTTATTTTGGCGGAATTGTGCATGATCAATCCGGGTCTGGCGCAACATTGTTTATCGAGCCTGAATCCATTGTAGCCATGAACAATAAGCTGAGGGAAACAAGGCTGAGAGAAGAGCGTGAAATTGAAGTCATTTTACAGAAGCTGACCGCACTTGTCGCAGAACAAGCAGATATGTTGCTGTATGATGTGGACATATTGGGCAATCTTGATTTTATTTTTGCAAAAGCGCGTCTCGCCCGTGAAATGAAGGCAACCTTGCCTTTAATGAATGACCGCGGGTACTTGAAGCTGAAAAAGGGCAGACATCCCCTAATTCCGTTGGAGCAGGTTGTTCCCATTGATGTGGAGTTGGGCAATTCATACACCTCCATTATCGTTACCGGACCGAACACAGGGGGGAAAACCGTTACTCTGAAAACCATCGGTCTGCTTAGTTTGATGGCGATGTCTGGACTGTTTGTACCTGTTGAGGATGAAAGCCAGCTGTGTGTATTTGATGCAATCTATGCCGATATTGGTGACGAGCAGAGCATTGAGCAAAACTTGAGTACATTTTCCAGTCACATGACCAATATCATTAGCATCCTGAAAAATATGACGCCCAAAAGTCTTGTATTGCTTGACGAAGTGGGGGCAGGAACGGACCCCGCGGAAGGTTCGGCTCTAGCTGTATCCATTTTGGAGCATATACATGCCATGGGTTGCCGTATGGTTGCCACGACTCACTATAGTGAATTGAAGGCGTATGCCTATGAACGTAAAGGAATTATTAATGCAAGCATGGAGTTTGATGTCGCTACATTAAGCCCGACTTACCGCCTTCTGGTCGGTGTTCCCGGACGAAGTAATGCATTTGCCATTGCCGAGCGATTGGGATTGCCAGGGCGTATTTTAGACTATGCCCGTGGTGAGGTAACGGAAGAAGACCAGCGCGTCGAGCACATGATCGCGTCACTGGAGCAGAACCGTTTAACAGCTGAGCAAGAACGGGAAAAAGCGGAGCAGCTGCGTAAGGAAATGGAAGCATTGCGTAGCCGTCATCAGACGGAGTTGGATAAGCTGGAGTCCCAACGGGACCGTATGCTGGAAAAAGCTGAGGACGAAGCAAGAGTTCTCGTGGATAAGGCTCGTAGTGAAGCAGAGAAAATCATTACTGATTTGCGTAAATTGGCTCAGGAAGAAGGGGCCTCGGTTAAGGAGCATAAGCTGATTGCAGCTCGCAGAGAATTGGATGAGGCTGAACCGAAGCAACGCAAGAAAAGTACCGTCAAACGCCCAGCCGCTACACGTACTCGTTCTATCATGGCTGGCGATGAAGTATCCGTTCACAGTCTGAATAAAAAAGGCCACGTGGTTGAACTGTCCGGTACCAAGGAAGCTGTGGTTCAACTGGGAATCATGAAGATGAAGGTCAGTCTGGATGATCTGGAACTACTGCAACCTGCACAAACAACGACTCCAAGAGTTCAAAAACCAGTGACTGGCGTTAAGCGGACACGGGATGATAACGTACGAAGTGAACTTGATCTTCGGGGGGCGAATGTGGAGGAAGCCTTGATGGAAGTGGACCGCTTCATGGATGAAGCGTTTCTGGCCAATCTGGGTCAGGTACACATTATACATGGCAAAGGTACAGGTGTCCTGAGAACCGGTATTCAGGAGTACCTCCGCAAGCATAAACATGTGAAAAGCTACCGTATCGGTAATTACAATGAAGGCGGCACAGGCGTAACAGTTGCTGAATTGGAATAG
- the pheS gene encoding phenylalanine--tRNA ligase subunit alpha, giving the protein MSETIQMKEHLLALKEEALEVLEKVATPKELADLRVKYSGKKGALTEILRGMGKLSAEERPVVGQVANEVREAIEEVVNRKQDEFTKAETNERLQAEKIDVTLPGRALPQGGLHPLNKVIEQIEDIFTGMGYRVAEGPQAETDYYNFEALNLPKNHPARDMQDSFYLTEDLLMRTHTSPVQIRAMEAMKGETPIKVICPGTVFRRDDDDATHSFQFHQIEGLVIGKDIRMSDLKGTLLQFAREMFGESTEIRLRPSFFPFTEPSAEVDVTFVKKNGERVWIEILGCGMVHPKVLEMGGFDPEVYSGFAFGMGVERIAILKYGIDDIRHFYNSDLSFLKQFARQ; this is encoded by the coding sequence ATGAGCGAAACCATCCAAATGAAGGAACATTTGCTGGCCTTGAAGGAAGAAGCACTGGAAGTATTGGAGAAGGTGGCAACACCCAAGGAGCTGGCTGATTTACGGGTCAAATATTCGGGGAAAAAGGGCGCATTGACTGAAATCTTGCGCGGTATGGGCAAGCTGAGCGCGGAAGAGCGTCCAGTTGTTGGACAGGTAGCTAATGAGGTGCGCGAGGCGATTGAAGAAGTCGTTAACCGTAAGCAGGACGAGTTCACGAAAGCAGAAACAAATGAGCGTTTGCAAGCGGAAAAGATCGACGTTACGCTGCCTGGACGCGCGTTGCCGCAAGGTGGACTGCACCCGCTCAACAAAGTGATTGAGCAAATCGAGGATATTTTTACAGGTATGGGCTATCGAGTGGCTGAAGGTCCACAGGCAGAGACGGATTATTATAACTTCGAAGCATTGAACCTGCCTAAAAATCACCCAGCACGGGATATGCAGGATTCATTTTATCTGACTGAGGATCTGTTGATGCGTACCCATACGTCACCGGTTCAGATTCGTGCAATGGAAGCGATGAAGGGCGAAACGCCTATTAAGGTTATCTGTCCGGGTACGGTTTTCCGACGTGATGATGACGATGCAACGCATTCTTTTCAATTCCACCAAATTGAAGGGCTTGTCATTGGAAAAGACATTCGTATGAGTGATTTGAAAGGAACCTTACTTCAATTTGCACGCGAAATGTTCGGAGAATCGACCGAAATCCGTTTGCGCCCAAGCTTCTTTCCGTTCACAGAGCCGAGCGCTGAAGTAGACGTGACTTTTGTGAAGAAAAATGGCGAGCGTGTATGGATTGAAATTTTAGGCTGTGGCATGGTCCATCCGAAAGTGTTGGAGATGGGCGGTTTTGATCCCGAGGTGTACAGCGGCTTTGCATTCGGTATGGGTGTAGAGCGGATTGCTATATTGAAATACGGTATCGACGATATTCGCCATTTTTATAACAGTGACCTGTCGTTCCTGAAACAGTTTGCGCGTCAATAA
- a CDS encoding cell division protein ZapA, with product MTTPDRTRVTVEIYGTSYKLVGSNTDYMKQVANYVDERMHSISQAHSRLDMPRIAVLAAVHMAEEAVQIQEIQSHMNRLAAERAELRGDLAQLQTALGEQQQKNTDLHQSFIQLKEEKEATQKKLMETESVSAKEIAQLKAKLEQQEKKATELENGQKQAKRELEESRQEASRKLKEQQEAANARIRQIEEQMKKEVAEATKQAEAKLSAAEKTHQEQKHIELDKLRSALQQEHSKKVSEWQTKCSGLNEQLEQERKQAELALNEEKLQHQEAQKRADEAALEQEIRVEELQEQLEQVQAGSTELVSRLGEAQEQARVLKQQQSELESVLETQRQAAIEREQADTLAREELQSRYDQLEAEAKATQQQTAKLEEEQRRMQKLLEQAHVSSRKLQSELATLAESEKSWKKLAEERQLAVDELELSLLEAREQKEAIQEQLQHAEAELEAINDKFASQQQRLVQLEARIKELSPELIRVQDELEKAKVREQEGAKAYQSLQEQYGSMKSRAGQLEQNIKQLQQEDHERRSKLERAEEESLEWQLKYDQLKAEAERLEAEDAARKEEFASWEREIAVTVEQKEQLQEETRLAVEAAKTAKAEQQSIEQERMALQSELDEVGQKYEMAAHQLRLLQVQQDVDRENTEKISTELRQLQEEYTKLQTEYNEWIELIEQDQ from the coding sequence GTGACTACACCAGATCGTACTCGCGTCACTGTAGAGATCTACGGTACTTCTTATAAACTCGTCGGCAGCAATACCGATTATATGAAGCAGGTTGCCAATTACGTGGATGAGCGTATGCACAGCATTTCTCAAGCTCATTCGCGTCTGGATATGCCCCGAATTGCCGTGTTGGCTGCGGTTCATATGGCAGAAGAAGCTGTACAAATTCAGGAAATTCAGAGTCATATGAACCGCTTAGCAGCGGAACGAGCAGAGCTCCGGGGAGATCTGGCGCAACTCCAGACGGCTCTAGGGGAACAGCAGCAAAAAAATACAGATCTGCATCAATCTTTTATTCAACTAAAGGAAGAAAAGGAAGCAACGCAGAAGAAGCTGATGGAAACCGAATCTGTATCAGCCAAAGAGATTGCCCAATTGAAGGCAAAGCTGGAACAGCAGGAGAAAAAAGCGACTGAACTTGAAAATGGACAAAAACAAGCTAAACGTGAATTGGAGGAGTCTCGTCAAGAAGCTTCTCGCAAGCTGAAAGAGCAGCAGGAGGCGGCTAATGCCCGTATCCGGCAAATAGAAGAGCAGATGAAGAAGGAAGTAGCTGAAGCGACTAAACAGGCTGAAGCCAAGCTGTCAGCTGCAGAGAAGACTCATCAGGAGCAAAAGCATATAGAACTGGACAAGCTGCGATCTGCTTTGCAGCAAGAGCATAGTAAGAAGGTAAGCGAATGGCAGACCAAGTGCTCAGGGCTGAATGAGCAGCTGGAGCAGGAACGTAAACAGGCTGAATTGGCGTTGAATGAAGAAAAGCTCCAGCATCAGGAAGCGCAGAAGCGAGCTGATGAAGCTGCACTGGAGCAGGAGATTCGGGTTGAGGAGCTTCAGGAACAATTAGAACAAGTACAAGCAGGCAGTACAGAGCTTGTTTCTCGTCTGGGAGAGGCTCAAGAACAAGCAAGAGTACTGAAGCAACAACAGTCCGAGCTGGAGTCTGTGCTGGAAACACAGCGACAGGCTGCGATAGAGCGAGAGCAGGCAGATACGCTTGCGCGTGAAGAACTGCAAAGCCGATATGATCAATTAGAAGCTGAAGCCAAGGCTACGCAGCAGCAGACGGCTAAGCTGGAGGAAGAACAGCGGCGGATGCAGAAGCTGCTGGAGCAAGCTCACGTATCTTCTCGCAAGCTGCAAAGTGAGCTGGCTACGCTAGCTGAAAGCGAGAAGTCATGGAAGAAGCTTGCAGAAGAACGCCAGTTGGCAGTTGATGAGCTGGAGCTCTCCCTGCTGGAAGCACGTGAACAGAAGGAAGCGATACAGGAGCAATTACAGCACGCAGAGGCTGAGCTCGAAGCTATTAATGATAAATTTGCTTCACAACAGCAACGGCTAGTTCAACTTGAAGCGAGAATCAAGGAGCTTTCACCTGAGCTGATTCGCGTTCAGGATGAGCTTGAGAAAGCCAAAGTCCGAGAGCAAGAGGGAGCTAAGGCGTATCAATCGCTTCAGGAGCAATATGGAAGCATGAAGAGCCGAGCTGGACAGCTGGAGCAGAATATTAAGCAGCTTCAACAGGAAGATCACGAACGGCGGAGTAAACTGGAACGTGCTGAGGAAGAATCTTTAGAGTGGCAACTTAAATACGATCAGTTGAAGGCAGAAGCGGAACGTCTGGAAGCTGAAGATGCTGCCCGTAAGGAAGAATTTGCATCTTGGGAACGGGAAATAGCGGTAACCGTTGAACAAAAGGAACAGCTTCAGGAGGAGACTCGTTTGGCGGTTGAAGCTGCCAAAACAGCGAAAGCTGAACAGCAGTCCATAGAGCAGGAACGAATGGCCTTGCAGTCTGAATTGGACGAAGTGGGTCAAAAATATGAAATGGCGGCGCATCAGCTTCGTCTGTTACAAGTACAACAGGACGTAGATCGGGAAAATACGGAGAAGATTTCTACAGAATTACGTCAATTACAGGAAGAATACACTAAACTTCAAACGGAGTACAATGAATGGATTGAACTTATCGAACAGGATCAGTAG
- a CDS encoding DUF350 domain-containing protein, with translation MAIDELLSHPLGMMLGYFSVAVLELIVFLSCFELVTRYKCWEEIKRGNVSVAMATGGKMFGICNVLRFAMEAKSSVYDTMIWSFVGFLLLLAAYFLFEFLTPVFSIDQQIKEDNRAVGLFSMIISISLSYVIGASVT, from the coding sequence ATGGCGATTGATGAATTGCTGTCACATCCGTTGGGGATGATGCTGGGTTATTTCTCGGTGGCGGTGCTGGAGCTAATTGTATTTTTGTCGTGTTTTGAGCTGGTAACCCGCTATAAATGCTGGGAAGAGATCAAGCGCGGCAATGTTTCGGTAGCCATGGCTACGGGAGGGAAAATGTTCGGTATTTGCAACGTGCTCCGCTTTGCGATGGAAGCCAAATCTAGTGTTTATGATACGATGATTTGGTCGTTCGTTGGCTTTTTACTGCTACTTGCGGCGTACTTTCTTTTTGAGTTTCTAACACCGGTATTTTCTATCGATCAACAGATTAAAGAGGATAATCGTGCTGTCGGCTTGTTCTCCATGATTATTTCCATATCTTTATCTTATGTGATCGGTGCCAGTGTAACTTGA
- a CDS encoding MFS transporter, which produces MKSNLNGQSILLLSLNGLFVFAAALSGTFLNVYLWKSRQDYAMIGWFNVSQQIALGIMVWVAGKWVKEHNKMNALRVGTALSGLFYLIVLYTGPQAVNYIWPLGMLLGAALGLFWLAFNVIFFEVTDQASRDHFNGWVGLLGSFSGIVGPWLSGWIIARMEDDAGYRVIFSISLAFYVVGVVLSFFLRKRKPTGNYNWKEPKQRLSQKGSMWRPLSLSLVAQGIREGVFAFLITLLVYVATQQEWKLAQFSLITSAVSFFSFWAVGKWLKPHYRSAGMLLGAVLLVIALLPLLWRMEYSTLLIMGIGTALFMPLYLIPMISASFDLMGTSKGDANQRVELVVLRELCLMVGRLTGTLIFLGVLSISKAPTAMIWLLIGLALMPVLGWFFMRSVLKMEQKTKQSKSHSHAQRWHKQTE; this is translated from the coding sequence TTGAAATCAAACCTGAACGGACAATCCATTCTGCTATTAAGCTTGAATGGATTGTTTGTGTTTGCAGCAGCATTGTCAGGCACATTTCTTAACGTGTATTTGTGGAAAAGCAGGCAGGATTACGCGATGATCGGCTGGTTTAATGTCAGTCAACAAATTGCACTGGGAATTATGGTCTGGGTGGCTGGAAAGTGGGTCAAGGAACATAACAAAATGAATGCCCTGCGCGTGGGGACCGCATTATCCGGCCTATTTTATCTGATCGTGTTATATACGGGACCGCAGGCTGTGAACTACATATGGCCGCTCGGGATGCTGCTGGGTGCAGCATTAGGTTTATTCTGGCTGGCGTTTAATGTGATTTTTTTCGAAGTCACGGATCAGGCAAGTCGTGATCATTTTAACGGATGGGTGGGTCTGCTAGGCTCGTTTTCCGGTATAGTGGGACCTTGGCTGTCCGGTTGGATTATTGCCCGTATGGAGGATGACGCAGGTTACCGCGTGATATTCAGTATTTCCTTGGCTTTTTATGTCGTAGGAGTGGTGCTTAGTTTCTTTCTTCGCAAGCGTAAGCCGACAGGAAATTACAATTGGAAGGAGCCCAAGCAGCGATTGTCACAAAAAGGGAGTATGTGGCGTCCGTTGTCGTTATCGCTTGTTGCCCAGGGCATCCGTGAAGGGGTATTTGCCTTCCTGATTACGCTGCTCGTGTATGTAGCTACTCAACAGGAATGGAAGCTGGCGCAGTTTTCACTTATTACATCGGCGGTTTCATTTTTCAGCTTTTGGGCTGTCGGAAAATGGCTCAAGCCACACTATCGTTCGGCGGGTATGCTGTTGGGTGCCGTATTGTTGGTGATCGCGCTTTTACCGTTATTGTGGCGTATGGAGTATAGTACACTACTGATTATGGGGATCGGCACCGCTTTATTTATGCCCTTGTATTTAATTCCCATGATTTCTGCCAGCTTTGATTTAATGGGTACGAGTAAAGGAGATGCCAATCAGAGAGTGGAACTGGTTGTACTACGCGAACTATGCTTAATGGTAGGCCGATTGACCGGAACACTCATTTTCTTGGGTGTCCTAAGTATCAGCAAGGCTCCCACGGCGATGATCTGGTTGTTGATTGGATTGGCATTGATGCCAGTGCTCGGATGGTTTTTTATGCGAAGTGTGCTGAAAATGGAACAAAAGACAAAGCAGAGCAAGTCTCATTCCCACGCACAACGCTGGCACAAGCAAACCGAATAG